The Ovis aries strain OAR_USU_Benz2616 breed Rambouillet chromosome 6, ARS-UI_Ramb_v3.0, whole genome shotgun sequence genome includes a window with the following:
- the PPM1K gene encoding protein phosphatase 1K, mitochondrial produces the protein MHLSRPASQAQDPKLSKVASFFWKASHYCSIDLSLIPEPSGVMSTAALLTLVRSGGNQVRRRVLLRARGLQDDRWVTPTCHSSTSEPRWSRFDSDGSGRPATWDNFGIWDNRLEEPILLPPSIKYGKPIPKVSLQNVGSASQIGKRKENEDRFGFAQLTNEILYFAVYDGHGGPAAADFCHTHMEKCILDLLPKEENLETVLTLAFLEIDKTFARHAHLSADATLLTSGTTATVALLRDGIELVIASVGDSRAILCRKGKPMKLTIDHTPERKDEKERIKKCGGFVAWNSLGQPHVNGRLAMTRSLGDLDLKTSGVIAEPETKRIKLHHADDSFLVLTTDGINFMVNSQEICDFVNQCHDPNEAAHAVTEQAIQYGTEDNTTAVVVPFGAWGKYKNSEITFSFSRSFASSGRWA, from the exons ATGCATCTGTCACGGCCGGCCAGCCAAGCCCAGGATCCCAAACTGTCCAAGG TTGCATCATTTTTCTGGAAGGCATCCCATTATTGTTCCATTGACCTTTCTCTCATTCCCGAGCCCTCTGGAGTTATGTCAACAGCTGCCTTACTTACTTTGGTAAGAAGTGGTGGGAACCAGGTGAGGAGGAGAGTGCTGCTCAGAGCCCGTGGTCTGCAGGATGACAGGTGGGTGACCCCCACGTGCCACAGCTCCACTTCAGAGCCGAGATGGTCTCGCTTTGATTCTGATGGTAGTGGCCGACCAGCCACCTGGGATAATTTTGGCATCTGGGATAACCGCCTGGAGGAGCCAATTCTGCTGCCCCCCAGCATTAAGTATGGCAAGCCAATTCCCAAAGTCAGCTTGCAGAACGTGGGCAGCGCATCGCAGATTGGCAAACGGAAAGAGAATGAAGACCGGTTTGGCTTTGCTCAGCTGACCAATGAGATCCTGTACTTTGCGGTGTACGATGGCCACGGTGGACCTGCAGCGGCCGATTTCTGTCACACCCACATGGAGAAATGCATCCT GGATTTGCTTCCTAAGGAGGAGAACTTGGAAACTGTGTTGACCTTGGCTTTTCTTGAAATAGATAAAACCTTTGCAAGGCACGCCCACCTATCTGCTGATG CAACGCTTCTGACCTCTGGGACTACTGCAACAGTAGCCCTATTGAGAGATGGTATTGAACTGGTTATAGCTAGTGTTGGGGACAGCCGAGCTATTTTGTGTAGAAAAGGAAAACCCATGAAGCTGACCATTGACCACACTCCAGAAAGAAAAGACGAGAAAGAAAG GATTAAGAAATGTGGGGGGTTTGTAGCTTGGAATAGTTTGGGACAGCCTCATGTGAACGGCAGACTTGCAATGACAAGGAGTCTCGGAGATTTGGATCTTAAAACCAGTGGTGTGATAGCAGAACCTGAAACAAAGAGGATTAAG TTACATCATGCTGATGACAGCTTCCTGGTCCTCACTACAGATGGAATTAACTTCATGGTGAACAGTCAGGAGATTTGTGACTTTGTCAATCAGTGCCACGATCCCAATGAAGCAGCCCATGCAGTGACTGAACAG gcaatacagtatggtactgaaGATAACACTACTGCAGTAGTAGTGCCTTTTGGTGCCTGGGGAAAATACAAGAACTCTGAAATCACCTTCTCATTCAGCAGAAGCTTTGCCTCTAGTGGACGATGGGCCTGA